One window of the Chanodichthys erythropterus isolate Z2021 chromosome 2, ASM2448905v1, whole genome shotgun sequence genome contains the following:
- the hint3 gene encoding histidine triad nucleotide-binding protein 3 produces the protein MADDINTPTPESGTSSQTDDGGYDKKCIFCKIVKGEMGTELLHNDETISCFRDIHPGAPHHYLVVPSKHVGNCKSLRKEHAPLVEKMVEMGKEMLQKNNITDLNDVRFGFHWPPFCSVTHLHLHVLAPVSQMGFMSRFVYRLNSYWFITADQLLQRLNSMS, from the exons ATGGCGGACGACATAAACACACCGACACCTGAGAGCGGTACATCGAGTCAGACTGATGATGGTGgatatgacaaaaaatgtattttctgtAAAATCGTGAAGGGGGAGATGGGAACTGAGCTCCTGCACAAC GATGAGACCATTTCCTGTTTCAGAGATATCCACCCTGGAGCTCCTCATCACTATCTGGTTGTGCCAAGCAAACATGTGGGCAATTGTAAATCTCTCAGAAAAGAGCATGCACCATTAG tGGAGAAGATGGTGGAGATGGGGAAAGAGATGCTTCAGAAGAACAATATAACTGATTTAAATGATGTTAG GTTTGGTTTCCACTGGCCTCCATTCTGCTCTGTCACACATCTGCATCTCCATGTTCTCGCACCCGTCAGTCAGATGGGCTTCATGTCACGCTTTGTCTACAGGCTAAACTCGTATTGGTTCATTACG GCAGACCAGTTACTCCAAAGACTGAACTCTATGAGCTAA